From Leishmania infantum JPCM5 genome chromosome 15, a single genomic window includes:
- a CDS encoding putative cysteine peptidase, Clan CA, family C19, with amino-acid sequence MESTNVGDAYAEDRSSNGAEGNRTMDTCRGSSLCSQLSSDDHGEDVHAQRSDRLAVTSSSSSGTTFADDEGDAHVSRRALRSRVGKAGSAADDAAGPSPVDADDDEEAETVPTAVGLINEGCTCYLNSLLQLLFHISYFRTAVYRIPVEGDDGPSVYKALQETFFQMQERTTPARTTVLTNAFGWGRKELYVQHDIQEMATLLRDNLEERMKGTVTEGAINQLFEGRGEQFVETLDKSYVSRRADTYYDVHIPLGQHSTLLGSLTSLTARDKLVGENKYRVEREGMPVVYMDAEKGYSYTRFPAVTWFHLKRFAMDLTSPTLEMRKVNTPLEFPVVLDLRSLEKPVAAAASGGVGAGSKLGSAVVPFSSDSPAIYDLQGVIVHRGTARSGHYYCYIREWDPVGQRFCRWLEYDDENVRQVPEDVAVRANYGRGAGSVDSFRHDASLMGGANAYILSYVRRADAAAILAPSPTDIVSDRVKEAMRRAIQEEERQLREAEEARLSVTMYCITDAALSKYCDSVCSTELFSRDIQQWRRFADCVITVRKSDTLAAVYEALAAQPEMARQGVTAFNCRLWRCSDGSALRPSIALPTYAENMEHKGVAPQQPQECLKDFLTPEENTTALTMCLYVDQAKVPLPGLHGVTKECGLIRSIQQDDTGRCYTVEMSSPTEAKALHITLDHSDYAATVEYVVTTDKETLPVAMAAVTDGCNTVALLLSESRRTMSVMLTCYMPNKRTVAVRNVHLELPFGHPLLQPAPAASTVALPVLPVVGYDRALIFFKYYDYSANTIQYVGSRLIDKAAKTYCCGAVYRDFLGLSDDAAPSSSDAPVARPQPPPPSMFRFFLERGDHTPVELNEHLDLGDFKSGCVVVAQLRAIPASYRYLSILNYYRDTRNSLDVHIIEVERSHRANDDAYRQTTLERQRCAVAAAAAASSSSAAKKERTSTGGAADVAPTTSPLHSAVPGGESEGAADASTTGVPQQGDSTALINSSESAASDAKKKTPSTGSTGDGIVTASTSTTCGVTSSVSPTPTLAMDTTGSSATAVANAAAEADPIRIAATLNPYEAVQLSTLHEISVATLPTEHSCRMLFSWNYEAVCAAIGRTIAFDPNRLQLYQCCSTGEPAPEVSPTPYSSRLTVADLLYLDSYNKTSVLYYERLAEAREQHQNVGVVTVTLRDHAGHALHRETYSVDLASITRQGLVRRICESVPAWQREADVWGTMQDTLQSPHFTLSFVDSARHVIAAMHEVAMSKTGAEESALEASALRKFEVDIQAAAPLQGTEQRIACCHMNYSTHDRSTLLGLQQQRSAFGQPFLITIDRTTTVREALDIMLQTTYLPKDALNNAEGFGVMMVAGQVYHFENWEEHVHLFWVHTKNTSQYVASLMLNHAKPREKPGSRYVAQHSPQLKISNK; translated from the coding sequence ATGGAGTCCACCAATGTGGGTGATGCGTACGCGGAAGACCGGTCTTCGAACGGCGCGGAGGGGAATAGGACGATGGACACCTGCCGAGGGTCGTCGCTGTGCTCGCagctcagcagcgacgaTCACGGCGAGGACGTccacgcgcagcgcagcgaccGCCTGGCTGTTACTTCCAGCAGTAGTAGCGGCACCACCTTTGCGGatgacgagggcgacgcTCATGTGAGTCGTCGTGCActccgcagccgcgtcggcaAGGCTGGGAGCGCTGCCGATGACGCCGCTGGTCCATCCCCTGTGGacgcggacgacgacgaagaggccGAAACGGTGCCAACAGCAGTGGGGCTCATCAACGAGGGCTGTACCTGCTACCTGAACtcactgctgcagctgctcttccACATCAGCTACTTCCGCACCGCCGTCTACCGCATCCCTGTCGAAGGCGACGACGGGCCGTCAGTGTACAAGGCCCTGCAGGAGACCTTCTTCCAGATGCAGGAGCGCAccacgccggcgcgcaccaCTGTGCTGACCAACGCCTTTGGCTGGGGCCGCAAGGAGCTGTACGTGCAGCACGACATCCAGGAGATGGCGACTCTGCTGCGCGACAACTTGGAGGAGCGGATGAAAGGCACCGTGACGGAGGGCGCCATCAACCAACTGTTCGAGGGGCGTGGCGAGCAGTTCGTGGAGACGCTAGACAAGTCGTACGTctcgcgccgcgccgacACCTACTATGACGTGCACATCCCTCTTGGCCAGCACAGCACACTGCTAGGCAGTCTGACCTCACTCACCGCGCGCGATAAGCTCGTCGGCGAGAACAAGTACCGTGTGGAGCGGGAGGGGATGCCGGTGGTGTACATGGATGCCGAGAAGGGCTACAGCTACACTCGCTTCCCTGCCGTGACCTGGTTCCATCTGAAGCGCTTCGCCATGGACTTGACTTCTCCGACATTGGAGATGCGGAAGGTGAATACGCCGCTGGAGTTCCCTGTCGTCCTCGACCTTCGTTCCCTGGAGAAGCcggtcgccgcagcagctaGCGGTGGCGTAGGTGCTGGAAGCAAGTTGGGCTCCGCGGTTGTTCCTTTCAGCAGCGACTCGCCCGCCATCTACGACCTGCAAGGGGTGATCGTGCACCGCGGCACGGCCCGCAGTGGCCACTACTACTGCTACATCCGGGAGTGGGACCCGGTGGGGCAGCGCTTCTGTCGTTGGCTCGAGTACGACGACGAGAACGTGCGTCAGGTGCCGGAGgacgtggcggtgcgcgccaactacggccgcggcgccggctcgGTCGACAGCTTCCGCCACGACGCGTCGCTCATGGGAGGGGCGAACGCGTACATCCTCTCCtacgtgcgccgcgccgacgcggcggcgattctcgcgccgtcgccgaccgACATCGTATCCGACCGTGTCaaggaggcgatgcggcgtGCCATCcaggaagaagagcgacagctgcgcgaggccgaggaggcccGGTTGTCCGTCACGATGTACTGCATCACTGATGCCGCCCTCAGCAAGTACTGCGACTCCGTGTGCAGCACCGAACTCTTCTCCCGCGATATTCAGCAGTGGCGCCGGTTCGCCGACTGCGTCATAACAGTTCGCAAGTCAGAtacgctggcggcggtgtacgaggcgctggccgcgcagccggAGATGGCACGGCAGGGCGTGACGGCTTTCAACTGTCGcctgtggcggtgcagcgatggatcggcgctgcggccgtcCATCGCTCTTCCGACATACGCAGAAAACATGGAGCACAAGGGCGTCGCTcctcagcagccgcaggAGTGCCTGAAGGATTTCCTCACCCCGGAGGAGAACACCACCGCGCTGACGATGTGCCTCTACGTCGACCAGGCGAAGGTGCCCTTGCCAGGGCTGCACGGCGTGACGAAGGAGTGCGGCCTGATCCGCAGCATCCAGCAGGACGACACCGGCCGCTGCTACACGGTGGAGATGTCGAGCCCGACAGAGGCGAAGGCACTGCACATCACCCTCGACCACTCCGACTACGCCGCCACAGTCGAGTACGTCGTCACGACCGACAAGGAAACGCTTCCTGTTGCGATGGCTGCCGTCACTGACGGCTGCAACACTGTTGCCCTGTTGCTGAGCGAGTCGCGGCGGACGATGTCGGTGATGCTGACATGCTACATGCCAAACAAGCGGACGGTGGCCGTGCGCAACGTGCACCTCGAGCTCCCGTTCGGGCACCCCCTCCTGCAGCCGGCCCCTGCGGCATCGACCGTCGCGCTACCGGTGCTGCCCGTCGTTGGCTATGACCGCGCCCTCATCTTCTTCAAGTACTACGACTACTCCGCCAACACTATCCAGTACGTTGGCAGTCGGCTCATCGACAAGGCAGCCAAGACGTACTGTTGCGGCGCCGTGTACCGCGACTTTCTCGGCCTATcggacgacgcggcgccaTCCTCATCCGACGCCCCAGTAGCaaggccgcagccgccaccgccgtcgatGTTCCGCTTCTTCCTCGAGCGTGGCGATCACACGCCGGTCGAGCTCAACGAGCACCTCGACTTGGGTGACTTCAAGTCCGGCTGCGTagtggtggcgcagctgcgagcGATCCCCGCCTCTTATCGCTACCTATCTATCCTCAACTACTACCGCGACACGCGCAACAGCCTCGACGTACACATCATCGAGGTGGAGCGCAGCCACCGAGCAAACGACGACGCGTACCGGCAGACAACactggagcggcagcgctgcgccgtggcggcggcggcggcggcgtcgtcgtcctctgcAGCGAAGAAGGAGCGAACGTCGacaggcggtgccgctgatgTCGCGCCGACAACCTCGCCTCTGCACTCGGCGGTGCCTGGCGGGGAGTCCGAGGGggccgccgacgcctccACCACtggcgtgccgcagcagggAGACTCGACAGCGCTGATCAACAGCTCCGAGTCCGCGGCGTCGGATGCGAAGAAGAAGACACCGAGCACCGGCAGCACTGGCGACGGCATCGTCACAGCAAGCACGTCCACGACGTGCGGCGTCACGAGCAGTGTGAGTCCAACGCCGACGCTGGCCATGGATACCACTGGCAGCAGTGCCACCGCTGTGGCGaacgcagcggcggaggccgACCCGAttcgcatcgccgccacgctgAACCCGtacgaggcggtgcagctctCCACGCTACACGAGATTTCCGTGGCGACGCTGCCTACGGAGCACTCGTGTCGCATGCTCTTTAGCTGGAATTACGAggccgtgtgcgccgccatcgGTCGCACCATCGCCTTCGACCCGAATCGTCTGCAGTTGTAccagtgctgcagcactggTGAGCCGGCGCCAGAggtgtcgccgacgccgtacAGCAGCCGACTTACCGTGGCCGACCTGCTCTACCTGGACTCATACAATAAGACCTCAGTGTTGTACTACGAGCGACTGGCTGAAGCccgcgagcagcaccagaaCGTTGGCGTCGTCACCGTCACGCTGCGGGACCACGCGGGCCACGCACTGCACCGCGAAACCTACAGCGTCGACCTCGCCAGCATCACCCGCCAGGGCCTCGTGCGGCGCATTTGCGAGTCTGTGCCGGCGTGGCAGCGCGAGGCGGACGTGTGGGGCACCATGCAGGACACCCTTCAGTCACCGCACTTCACGCTGAGCTTCGTGGACTCAGCCAGGCACGTCATCGCGGCGATGCACGAGGTGGCCATGTCCAAGACCGGCGCCGAGGAGTCCGCGCTggaggcgtcggcgctgcgcaagtTCGAGGTGGATATtcaagcggcggcgccgctccagGGCACGGAGCAGCGGATCGCGTGCTGCCACATGAACTACTCGACGCACGACCGCAGCACGTTACTGggactgcagcagcagcgcagcgcttTCGGGCAGCCGTTCCTCATCACAATCGACCGCACCACGACGGTGCGCGAGGCACTCGACATAATGCTGCAGACGACCTATCTACCCAAGGATGCGCTGAACAACGCCGAGGGCTTTGGGGTGATGATGGTGGCGGGGCAAGTATACCACTTCGAGAACTGGGAGGAGCACGTGCACCTGTTCTGGGTGCACACCAAGAACACGTCCCAGTACGTCGCCAGCCTAATGCTGAACCATGCCAAGCCGCGCGAGAAGCCAGGTTCTCGCTACGTTGCCCAGCACAGCCCGCAGCTGAAGATCTCTAATAAGTAG
- the MGT1 gene encoding MGT1 magnesium transporter, which translates to MSSNASTETPASLRAEEVTMTSPDRLTNLGTSTFLTPPSVEHPSAASELGSSHAPLPPRVQNLANVVVPLASAEARVSNAHSYARRPLEIVESIRGLHELHQKGGLTREEFAQAKQQILDSAASSASTYKSKSKRSRGRRHRRRGRRSRNTSRSASTSTCTRPSRDARSRATTGVDPRSASHRPSRSSSSSKSSSSSSSSSNRFIIVPRSNVWRTLNDPIEEGLLGHHLTEGHHLRVAYNDAPRLVRSPLLSRGGAVVGFGSRERGGQEECCAGAHGRHGYQEIPSEDPLTSNLASGAAVPTPTLATAADTKDGPFASPSGSAIGAATAATGSSVARYATSATVPDGRGKAKYGAFLHRDDGARAGGPAPHIHAVLNKEDVVCIQYFNSRGGSGNHFRDVELHTSQLRDPIFVHKGQSQVIPAKPRTSVTKPGHDEPVMMAMPTRDSQVFQLAEMTLEERRAWEEMTTTHSSSSKSRRAKSSYFEQSFNWYWVDVTGRDASRQQYNATLRYLTNRFKLCESFLVDRDHTLVLPQVCESPIYAGQYLLNLRVATEKIAISDDSVMELTNRWIIVVDLKQHIVITLHRVDTHSMANLRSQWKRVIENSNVSFQEFLLKIIDDAIYTYHLSLDVHTALLEKCEAKLFVEKPAVTTPEVSGHYIDKRILHHFAGSSRSPFLRRLLDEQDRSPMNKGEMNSFLHHLHRRTSVQHRMINVTQAVLAKAFTKLRLCSREMAGQMCASCIEISDRALEVRDDAKTLLNLHISLQSFRTTELMAVLTRVTMLFTPVTFLAGVYGMNFQKNFPELTWDYGYAFFWTLCIILVIAMHVLFVREH; encoded by the coding sequence ATGTCATCTAACGCCTCAACGGAGACTCCGGCGTCGTTACGGGCAGAGGAGGTTACCATGACGTCGCCGGATCGGCTGACGAACCTTGGCACCTCCACCTTCCTCACCCCGCCCTCCGTCGAGCACCCTAGCGCGGCGAGCGAGCTGGGGTCCAGCCATGCGCCACTACCGCCACGTGTGCAGAACCTCGCTAACGTCGTGGTGCCGCTCGCCTCCGCGGAGGCTCGCGTGAGCAATGCGCATTCCTacgcgcggcggccactCGAGATTGTGGAGTCGATCAGGGGTTTGCACGAACTGCATCAGAAGGGCGGGCTCACCAGGGAGGAGTTCGCTCAAGCGAAGCAGCAGATCCTGGACTCGgccgcgtcctcggcgtccACGTACAAGAGCAAGTCAAAGCGGTCACGcgggcgccgccaccgtcgccgtggtCGCCGTTCGCGCAACACCTCGCGCTCGGCCTCTACGTCGACTTGCACGCGGCCGTCCCGCGATGCCCGCTCGCGCGCCACCACTGGTGTTGACCCCAGGAGTGCCAGCCACCGCCCCAGCCGttcctcgtcatcgtcgaagtcatcgtcgtcgtcgtcgtcgtcgagcaATCGCTTCATCATTGTGCCGCGCTCCAACGTGTGGCGCACCCTCAACGACCCGATCGAGGAGGGCTTGCTCGGCCACCACTTGACAGAGGGCCACCATTTGCGCGTCGCATACAACGATGCGCCGCGGCTCGTGCGCTCCCCGCTGCTGAGCAGGGGGGGCGCTGTCGTAGGATTTGGCAGccgtgagagaggggggcaaGAGGagtgctgcgccggcgcgcacggGCGGCACGGCTACCAGGAGATTCCTTCTGAAGACCCTCTCACAAGCAACTTGGCgagtggcgcagcggtgccgacgcCAACGCTAGCCACTGCAGCAGACACCAAAGACGGCCCCTTCGCGTCccccagcggcagcgctatcggcgccgcgaccgcagcgacgggcagcagcgtcgcccgctacgccacctccgccaccgttCCCGACGGCCGCGGCAAGGCCAAGTATGGTGCCTTCTTGCACCGGGACGATGGAGCTCGCGCCGGCGGTCCGGCACCGCACATTCATGCGGTACTCAACAAGGAGGATGTTGTGTGTATCCAATACTTcaacagccgcggcggctctgGCAATCACTTCCGCGACGTCGAGCTGCACACCTCCCAACTCCGTGACCCGATCTTCGTTCACAAGGGACAGTCGCAGGTCATTCCAGCCAAGCCGCGTACCTCAGTGACCAAGCCTGGCCACGACGAGCCGGTCATGATGGCGATGCCGACCCGAGACTCGCAGGTCTTCCAGCTGGCGGAGatgacgctggaggagcgccgcgccTGGGAGgagatgacgacgacgcactcctcctcctccaagtCCCGCAGAGCCAAGTCTTCGTACTTTGAGCAGAGCTTCAACTGGTATTGGGTGGACGTGACGGGCAGAGACGCCAGCCGGCAACAGTACAACGCGACACTGCGCTACCTAACCAACCGCTTCAAGTTGTGCGAGTCGTTCCTCGTCGACCGCGATCAcacgctggtgctgccgcaggttTGCGAGTCGCCCATCTACGCTGGCCAGTACCTGCTCAACCTGCGTGTGGCGACCGAAAAGATCGCCATCTCCGACGACAGCGTGATGGAGCTGACGAATCGGTGGATTATCGTTGTGGACCTGAAGCAGCACATCGTCATTACCCTGCACCGCGTCGACACGCACAGCATGGCGAACCTGCGCTCACAGTGGAAGAGGGTCATCGAGAACAGCAACGTATCCTTCCAGGAGTTCCTACTCAAGATCATCGACGACGCCATCTACACTTACCACCTCAGCCTCGACGTGCACACGGCGCTCCTTGAAAAGTGCGAAGCGAAGCTGTTCGTGGAGAAGCCGGCCGTGACGACGCCGGAGGTGTCCGGCCACTACATCGATAAGCGGATTCTGCACCACttcgccggcagctcgcggTCGCCGTTTctgcgccggctgctggACGAGCAGGACCGCTCGCCGATGAACAAGGGGGAGATGAACAGCTTCCTGCACCACCTGCACCGTCGCACGAGCGTGCAGCACCGGATGATCAACGTCACCCAGGCAGTTCTGGCCAAGGCGTTCACGAAGCTGCGGCTGTGCTCGCGTGAGATGGCGGGGCAGATGTGTGCGTCCTGCATTGAGATCAGCGACCGCGCTCTGGAGGTGCGGGATGACGCCAAGACTCTGCTGAACCTGCACATCTCCCTGCAGAGCTTCCGCACCACTGAGCTGATGGCCGTGCTGACGCGCGTGACGATGCTCTTTACACCGGTGACGTTCCTGGCTGGCGTGTATGGCATGAACTTCCAGAAGAACTTTCCGGAGCTGACGTGGGACTACGGCTACGCCTTCTTTTGGACCCTGTGCATCATCTTGGTCATCGCCATGCATGTCCTCTTTGTGCGCGAGCACtga